The Candidatus Cloacimonas sp. DNA window ACAAAAAATCAGTTACGCTGCCAAAAAAGTGAAAGCAAATGCTTTGATAGCAAAACGCCTTGCCGAAATTGAGGTTTCCGAAGATCAGCTCTTCAATTACTTTCGTCTGCATCAGGCGGAATTTCAAAAAAATGCAGTAAACTATAACATTCAGCGTATTGCTTTAATGGATAAGATATCAGCCGAAAATGTTTTGCAACAGCTAAATCAAGGATTAGGTTTTACGGAAGCCGTGCAACGCTATTCTACGGAAGAATTAAAAAATAACGGCGGATATATGGGACTGGTTAATGCTGGTGGTTCCGATTCTCTTTTCTGGTTGAAAGCGCGCGAATTAAAAGAGAATAATTTTGGCTTACTCTATAAAGAACCAATATGGTATATTTTTAGAGTGGTGGAAAGTAAAACCACGCCTCAAGAGACCAATTTTGAGGATTATAGAGAAGAAATTAAACGCAAAGTGCTGCTGGAAAAACAGGATCAAATTTACCAGGAATTAATCAGAGAATTAAAAGCGCAAAACAGTGAGATATATTATTATTGAACTCGGTAGCTAAAAAGAAGGAACAGAAAGAATGAAAACAAAGCTAACATTATCACTGCTGCTGATAATCTTCACTATAGCATTATCGGCAGAATTGGTAGATAAAATTGTTGCCAAAGTGGGAACGGAGAT harbors:
- a CDS encoding peptidylprolyl isomerase, which translates into the protein MKKYIVLFATLLFLFSCGKKEEKGVALAQVDKEILYLDDFKSTFGTQEWENLNPETRKKYIEDWVNLTILAHYADENGLNKEKAVKQKISYAAKKVKANALIAKRLAEIEVSEDQLFNYFRLHQAEFQKNAVNYNIQRIALMDKISAENVLQQLNQGLGFTEAVQRYSTEELKNNGGYMGLVNAGGSDSLFWLKARELKENNFGLLYKEPIWYIFRVVESKTTPQETNFEDYREEIKRKVLLEKQDQIYQELIRELKAQNSEIYYY